GTCGACGCAATGAATATCTGATTTATGAAATCGTCTTCCACCAGCTTCGCACTGTTGCTGCCTTTGCCGCCGCGCCCTTGCGCTTTGTACGCGGTGAGCGGAATGCGCTTGATGTAGCCGAGGTTCGAGATCAGAATGACCATCTCCTCTTCTTTGATAAGGTCTTCAATGTTTATCTGTTCCACTTCATCGGCAACGATGTCGGTGCGGCGGTCGTCTCCGTATTTTTCGCGGAGCGATTCGGTTTCTTCTTTTATAAGCGCAAGGATTTTTTCCGGATGCGCCAGCAGATCTTTCAGATGAACGATAAGCGTTTCAAGCTCGGCAAGTTCGCGCCGCAGATCTTCGATTTCCAAATTGGTCAAACGCTTCAGCTGCATGTCGACTATGGCCTGCGCCTGCACGTCGTCGAATTCAAAACGTTCCATCAAACCGTTTTTGGCAGTCTGCGTGTCGCGCGATCCGCGGATAATCCTGATAACTTCGTCGATATTGTCAATCGCAACGATAAGCGCGCGCAGAATGTGAGCACGCTCTTCTGCCTTGCGCAGATCGTAACGGGTTCGCCGCGTGACCACTTCCTGCCGATGTTCCACGAAATACCGGATAAGGTCTTTGAGCGTCAGAATCTCCGGTCGGCCTTTTACCAGCGCGAGGTTGATAACGCCGAACGAAGACTGCAGCGCCGTCTTTGAAAACAGCTGGTTCAGGACAACTTTCGCAATCGCACCGCGTTTCAGTTCGATAACGATACGCACGTCGTCGCCCGCCGAACCGTCGTTAACCCGTTCGATGCCTTCGATTATTTTATCGCGGGCCAGCTCTCCTATGCGTTTGCACAGATCGTCGGTTCGCACTTGATACGGAATTTCGGTAAAAATGATCGTTTCACGACCGCGTTTGTCAACTTCAATATTGAACCTTCCGCGGATAAGAATTTTACCGCGGCCGGTTTTATAAGCCTGCTTGATACCGCGCCGGCCGAAAATGATGCCGCCGGTCGGAAAGTCGGGTCCTTTTACAATGCCGCATAATTCTTCTAAAGAAACGTCGGGATTATCGATGTACGCGGATATCGCACTACAGATTTCGCGCAGATTGTGCGGAGGCATGTTCGTCGCCATACCGACGGCGATACCGCTCGAACCGTTGGCAAGCAAAAACGGAAACTTTGCCGGCAGAACCGTCGGTTCCTGGCGCGTGTCGTCGAAGTTCGGCAGAAAATCGACCGTTTCCTTTTTAATGTCGGCAACCATTTCTTCGGCTACCGTCGACATTTTGGCTTCGGTATAACGGTACGCAGCGGCGGGACTTCCGTCGATGCCTCCGAAGTTACCCTGCTTTTGGATCGGCATGTACCGCATTGAAAAATGCTGGCCGAGCCGGACGATCGCGTCGTAAACGGAGGCGTCTCCGTGCGGATGATACCGACCCAGCACGTCACCGACTACCGTCGCGCATTTGCGGGTTTTGCCGGAATAATGCAGACCTTCTTCATTCATGGCGTACAGGATGCGCCGGTGTACCGGCTTCATTCCGTCGCGCACGTCCGGCAGCGCGCGGCTTACGATGACCGACATCGAATAGTCGATATACGCTTTTTTCATTTCCGCTTCAATTGAAACGGGTATTAACGTGCCGCCTTCCGGTGTCCGTATTTCTTCCATATATGATTCCTCTTATTTTTTATACATAAAGCAGCCGGAAGCGCGTGCTTCCGGGTCATGTATCTGTCGGCGAACGGAACGCTATACGTCCAGCGTTGCGTACACCGCGTTGTCTTCAATAAATTTACGGCGCGGTTCCACTTCTTCACCCATAAGCGTAGTAAAGATATGATCGGCTGCCACTGCGTCGGTCAGTTCCACGCGTTTCATTTTGCGGTTTGCAGGATCCATGGTCGTTTCTTTCAGCTCTTTCCATTCCATTTCACCCAGACCTTTATATCGCTGAATATCGACTTTACCTTTATCGTCCCCCAACGTTTGAAGTATCTCATCGCGTTCGGCATCGGAAAAAACGAAATGCTCTTTTTTGCCCAATTTTATTTTGTACAGAGGCGGCATCGCGATGTACACGTATCCGTGTTCGATAAGCTGCGGCATGTACCGGAAAAAGAACGTCAAAAGCAGCGTAGAAATGTGCGAACCGTCGACATCGGCATCGGCCATAATGATGATTTTATGATACCGCAGTTTTTCAACGTTAAAATCCTTACCGATACCCGCGCCCAGCGAAGCGATAACCGGCTGCAGTTTGTCGTTATTGATAACTTTATCGATGCGCGTTTTTTCAACGTTGAGCATCTTTCCCCACAACGGCAGAATCGCCTGAATTTTGGGATCGCGGCCCTGTTTGGCCGAACCGCCTGCAGAATCTCCCTCAACGATATACACTTCGCATTCGGTCGGATCTTTTGAAGAACAGTCGGCCAGTTTTCCCGGAAGCCCGAAACTGTCCATACTGTTTTTGCGCCGGGTAGCTTCTTTCGCTTTACGAGCCGCAATGCGGGCGGCCGCTTCGGAAACGGCTTTTTCAAGAATCTGTTCTATAAGGCGCGGATTCTGTTCAAAAAACAGCGTAAGCTGTTCGTTTGACAGCGACGCGACGATACCGCGTACTTCCGTATTTCCCAGCTTCGTTTTGGTCTGCCCTTCAAACTGCGGTTCGGGAACTTTTACCGATATGACCGACGTAAGTCCCGCCCGGACGTCTTCTCCGGTCAGTTTTTCTTCTTTATCCATCTTTTTGAGCAGTTTCGCGTTATTTTTGAGGAACTCGTTCATTACCAGCGTAAGGGCCGATTTCAACCCTTCCAGATGGGTACCGCCCTCGCGGGTGTTTATGTCGTTTACGAACGACAGCATGTTTTCATTGTAACCGTCATTGTATTGAATACAAAGTTCAACCTGAATGTCGTCGCGTTCGCCGCTGATATACACCGGTTCTTCGGGAATGACTTTCTTACCTTCATTCAAATACGACACGAAGTGGCGGATACCGCCTTCAAACTGAAAGACGACTTCTTTCGGATTCGTCAGCCGTTCGTCCCGAAAAACGATTTTTATGCCGCTGTTCAAAAACGCGAGTTCCCGCAGCCGCGTACACAAAACGTCAAAATTATACGTGGTCGTTTCGGTAAAAATGGTCGAATCGGCCTTCCAACGAATGGTCGTACCGCGCCGGTCGGTCGTTCCCGTTTCTTTTACCGGAGATTCAGCAGCACCGGTATTGAACTTCATGTAATATTTTTTTCCGTCTTTTTCAACGTACGCTTCAAGCCAAGATGAAAGCGCGTTTACGCACGAAACACCGACGCCGTGCAGACCGCCGGATACTTTATAGGAACCTTTATCGAATTTACCGCCGGCGTGCAGGCGCGTCAGAACCAGTTCAAGTGCGCTGATGCCTTCAGTAGGATGTATGTCGACGGGAATACCGCGGCCGTTGTCTTCAACGCGAACGATATCGTCTTTTTCAAGCACGACGACGATAGTATCGCAGAAACCTGCCATAGCCTCGTCGATACAGTTGTCTACGACTTCGTATACCAGATGATGCAGTCCGTCCGGACCGGTGGAACCTATGTACATGCCGGGGCGTTTCCGGACAGCTTCAAGACCTTT
This sequence is a window from Treponema brennaborense DSM 12168. Protein-coding genes within it:
- the gyrA gene encoding DNA topoisomerase (ATP-hydrolyzing) subunit A, with translation MEEIRTPEGGTLIPVSIEAEMKKAYIDYSMSVIVSRALPDVRDGMKPVHRRILYAMNEEGLHYSGKTRKCATVVGDVLGRYHPHGDASVYDAIVRLGQHFSMRYMPIQKQGNFGGIDGSPAAAYRYTEAKMSTVAEEMVADIKKETVDFLPNFDDTRQEPTVLPAKFPFLLANGSSGIAVGMATNMPPHNLREICSAISAYIDNPDVSLEELCGIVKGPDFPTGGIIFGRRGIKQAYKTGRGKILIRGRFNIEVDKRGRETIIFTEIPYQVRTDDLCKRIGELARDKIIEGIERVNDGSAGDDVRIVIELKRGAIAKVVLNQLFSKTALQSSFGVINLALVKGRPEILTLKDLIRYFVEHRQEVVTRRTRYDLRKAEERAHILRALIVAIDNIDEVIRIIRGSRDTQTAKNGLMERFEFDDVQAQAIVDMQLKRLTNLEIEDLRRELAELETLIVHLKDLLAHPEKILALIKEETESLREKYGDDRRTDIVADEVEQINIEDLIKEEEMVILISNLGYIKRIPLTAYKAQGRGGKGSNSAKLVEDDFINQIFIASTHDYIMFITNEGKSYWLKVHEIPEAGRNSRGAHIKGLLTVSPNEEITTVVSLKEFSDEQYLFMATAAGVVKKVQTSQFSNAKTRGIIAIRLDEGDKLVTAILSGGTDELILISRRGQALRITETSVRPMGRAGRGVGGLKLAQGDELAGALRVESDACMMLLTEKGFGKRVDFDEFAAHGRGTGGQRIYGVSDKTGEIVGTINAADSDEIVCITSQGKSLRVAANSVTKQGRSASGVRVFNIDPPDMVIGLDRVANEDKEDA
- the gyrB gene encoding DNA topoisomerase (ATP-hydrolyzing) subunit B encodes the protein MNASYSASNITVLKGLEAVRKRPGMYIGSTGPDGLHHLVYEVVDNCIDEAMAGFCDTIVVVLEKDDIVRVEDNGRGIPVDIHPTEGISALELVLTRLHAGGKFDKGSYKVSGGLHGVGVSCVNALSSWLEAYVEKDGKKYYMKFNTGAAESPVKETGTTDRRGTTIRWKADSTIFTETTTYNFDVLCTRLRELAFLNSGIKIVFRDERLTNPKEVVFQFEGGIRHFVSYLNEGKKVIPEEPVYISGERDDIQVELCIQYNDGYNENMLSFVNDINTREGGTHLEGLKSALTLVMNEFLKNNAKLLKKMDKEEKLTGEDVRAGLTSVISVKVPEPQFEGQTKTKLGNTEVRGIVASLSNEQLTLFFEQNPRLIEQILEKAVSEAAARIAARKAKEATRRKNSMDSFGLPGKLADCSSKDPTECEVYIVEGDSAGGSAKQGRDPKIQAILPLWGKMLNVEKTRIDKVINNDKLQPVIASLGAGIGKDFNVEKLRYHKIIIMADADVDGSHISTLLLTFFFRYMPQLIEHGYVYIAMPPLYKIKLGKKEHFVFSDAERDEILQTLGDDKGKVDIQRYKGLGEMEWKELKETTMDPANRKMKRVELTDAVAADHIFTTLMGEEVEPRRKFIEDNAVYATLDV